In the genome of Microbacterium endophyticum, one region contains:
- the lepA gene encoding translation elongation factor 4, which translates to MSPRALTPLEPSATPPESIRNFCIIAHIDHGKSTLADRMLQITGVVADRDMRAQYLDRMDIERERGITIKSQAVRMPWADKAGTVALNMIDTPGHVDFTYEVSRSLAACEGAILLVDAAQGIEAQTLANLYLALENDLTIIPVLNKIDLPAADPDKFAAELANLIGGSPDDVLRVSGKTGQGVEELLDRIVAEIPAPKGDATAPARAMIFDSVYDAYRGVVTYVRMIDGHLHPRERIQMMSTRATHELLEIGVSSPEPKPSTGLGVGEVGYLITGVKDVRQSKVGDTVTTARTPATQALPGYTDPKPMVYSGLYPIDGSDYPDLREALDKLKLSDAALVYEPETSVALGFGFRCGFLGLLHLEIVTERLSREFGLDLITTAPSVIYEVTTDAGAHITVTNPSEYPDGKIASVTEPMVKAAILLPKDFVGTVMELCQTRRGTLLGMEYLSEERVELRYNMPLGEIVFDFFDQLKSKTQGYASLDYEPSGDQASDLVKVDILLQGDKVDAFSSIVHRDKAYAYGVLMTERLKKLIPRQQFEVPIQAAIGARIIARESIRAMRKDVLAKCYGGDISRKRKLLEKQKEGKKRMKMVGRVEVPQDAFIAALSGDVESKDAK; encoded by the coding sequence ATGTCACCCCGTGCCCTCACACCACTCGAGCCGAGTGCGACGCCGCCTGAGTCCATCCGCAATTTTTGCATCATTGCGCACATCGACCACGGCAAGTCGACACTCGCTGACCGTATGCTGCAGATAACCGGCGTGGTTGCCGACCGCGATATGCGTGCCCAATACCTCGACCGCATGGATATCGAGCGAGAACGCGGCATCACCATCAAGAGCCAGGCTGTCCGCATGCCGTGGGCCGACAAAGCCGGCACCGTGGCACTCAACATGATCGACACGCCGGGTCACGTCGACTTCACCTACGAGGTGAGCCGCTCTCTCGCCGCGTGCGAGGGCGCGATTCTTCTCGTCGACGCCGCGCAGGGGATCGAGGCCCAGACTCTCGCGAACCTCTACCTGGCGCTCGAAAACGATCTCACGATCATTCCGGTGCTGAACAAGATCGATCTTCCCGCCGCAGACCCAGACAAGTTCGCTGCTGAACTCGCCAATCTCATCGGCGGAAGTCCTGACGACGTTCTTCGTGTCAGCGGAAAAACTGGTCAAGGTGTGGAAGAACTACTCGATCGCATCGTCGCCGAGATCCCAGCACCTAAAGGCGATGCGACAGCGCCAGCGCGCGCGATGATCTTCGACTCGGTCTACGACGCGTATCGCGGAGTTGTCACGTACGTGCGCATGATCGATGGCCACCTGCATCCGCGTGAGCGTATTCAGATGATGTCGACGCGAGCCACGCACGAGCTTCTCGAAATCGGGGTTTCAAGCCCTGAACCGAAGCCCAGTACCGGCCTCGGCGTGGGTGAGGTGGGCTATCTCATCACCGGCGTGAAAGATGTGCGCCAGTCGAAAGTCGGCGACACGGTCACGACGGCACGTACGCCGGCGACACAGGCGCTTCCGGGCTATACCGACCCGAAGCCAATGGTCTACTCGGGTCTCTATCCGATTGACGGCAGTGACTACCCAGACCTTCGCGAAGCACTCGACAAGCTCAAGCTCTCGGATGCTGCTCTCGTGTACGAACCGGAGACGTCCGTCGCGCTCGGGTTCGGGTTCCGCTGCGGGTTCCTCGGTCTTTTGCACCTCGAGATCGTGACCGAGCGTCTCTCACGCGAATTCGGTTTGGATCTCATCACGACAGCGCCCAGCGTCATCTACGAAGTGACAACGGATGCCGGTGCTCACATCACAGTCACGAACCCGAGTGAGTACCCAGACGGCAAAATCGCCTCGGTGACTGAACCGATGGTGAAAGCAGCAATTCTCCTGCCCAAGGATTTCGTCGGCACAGTGATGGAGCTTTGCCAGACGCGCCGCGGAACTCTCCTGGGTATGGAATACCTCTCTGAGGAACGGGTCGAGCTTCGGTACAACATGCCGCTGGGCGAGATCGTTTTCGACTTCTTCGATCAGTTGAAGTCAAAGACGCAGGGTTACGCGAGCTTGGACTACGAACCGAGTGGAGACCAGGCATCCGATCTCGTGAAGGTCGACATCCTGTTGCAGGGCGACAAAGTCGACGCATTCAGCTCGATCGTTCATCGTGATAAGGCGTATGCCTACGGCGTTCTGATGACCGAGCGCCTTAAGAAGCTGATTCCGCGACAGCAATTCGAAGTGCCGATTCAAGCTGCGATTGGCGCGCGAATAATTGCTCGCGAGTCGATTCGCGCCATGAGAAAAGACGTCCTGGCCAAGTGCTACGGCGGCGATATCTCGCGTAAGCGGAAGCTCCTCGAGAAGCAAAAAGAAGGCAAGAAGCGCATGAAGATGGTGGGACGCGTCGAGGTTCCACAGGATGCATTCATCGCGGCACTTTCAGGTGACGTCGAGAGTAAAGACGCAAAGTAG
- a CDS encoding DUF1990 family protein has product MRRGTFRDETVDYAAVGATQAPDLMQYPPERSVPAEQTIKLGSGEERFRSAGDALLAWRSLRDAGLTVSDVRPAAGPMYSGVSFDEDGNPLEPSRLEAEQRFDEDGTPFVGAGTTIHVHGSAGNLNADGELRVIYAIEETRRVGFALGTVGGSVVSGEESFIVDWLPNDEVWFTVRAFDAPVSPWYKLFGALVKRRRRELFARYLRAISPMYTTPA; this is encoded by the coding sequence ATGCGCCGAGGGACGTTCCGAGACGAAACCGTCGACTATGCGGCGGTGGGTGCAACGCAAGCGCCCGACCTGATGCAGTATCCGCCGGAGCGGAGTGTTCCTGCTGAGCAGACGATAAAGCTCGGTAGCGGTGAAGAGCGTTTTCGTTCCGCTGGCGATGCCTTGCTGGCATGGCGGTCGTTGCGCGATGCCGGCCTCACCGTCAGCGATGTTCGCCCCGCCGCAGGGCCGATGTATTCGGGAGTGAGCTTCGACGAGGACGGAAATCCGCTGGAGCCGTCACGCCTTGAGGCTGAGCAGAGGTTCGACGAAGACGGCACACCGTTCGTGGGAGCCGGAACCACCATTCACGTGCACGGTAGTGCCGGAAATCTCAATGCTGATGGCGAGCTCCGCGTGATTTACGCGATTGAAGAGACGCGACGGGTGGGGTTTGCGCTCGGTACGGTCGGCGGTTCCGTCGTGAGCGGCGAAGAGTCATTCATCGTGGATTGGCTACCTAATGACGAAGTATGGTTCACCGTGCGTGCTTTCGATGCGCCGGTTTCCCCCTGGTACAAACTTTTCGGCGCACTCGTGAAGCGCCGTCGGCGTGAGCTTTTCGCTCGTTATCTGAGGGCTATTTCACCGATGTACACGACCCCCGCCTGA
- the hemW gene encoding radical SAM family heme chaperone HemW → MGAALPLGEAAPADGRMPEGVRVDPDVDFGVYLHVPFCSVRCGYCDFNTYTSDELRGARRDQYADTLIDEIELSRGVLEAAGGLRAAQTVFFGGGTPTLLPPEDLARMLDAVRTTFGIAPGAEVTVEANPDTVTESVAASLADAGVTRVSIGMQSSVPHVLAALDRTHSPANIGTAVSAVKAQGLDVSLDLIYGAPGESLDDWRQSLDTALSHEPDHLSAYALIIEDGTKLARQIRRGERVAPDDDVQADMYELADEVLGSAGYSWYEVSNWARSESQRSRHNLAYWRGTDWWGFGPGAHSHLDGLRWWNVKHPAAYAARLAEGASPAAGRERPDADARYLERVLLQSRIREGLPITDLTPSGRRGVAALIADQLIEADTAIRGRIVLTRRGRLLADAVVRTLTE, encoded by the coding sequence ATGGGAGCAGCGCTTCCCCTCGGCGAGGCAGCCCCCGCAGACGGTCGCATGCCCGAGGGGGTCCGGGTAGATCCGGATGTTGACTTCGGCGTTTATCTTCATGTGCCGTTTTGCAGTGTCCGCTGCGGCTACTGCGACTTCAACACCTACACATCTGATGAGCTGCGCGGCGCACGGAGGGACCAGTACGCGGACACGCTTATTGACGAGATCGAGTTGTCGCGCGGGGTGCTCGAAGCCGCCGGGGGCCTGCGTGCAGCCCAGACGGTATTTTTTGGCGGGGGAACTCCGACGCTTCTGCCCCCGGAAGACTTGGCCCGCATGTTGGATGCTGTTCGCACCACTTTCGGAATAGCACCCGGAGCTGAAGTGACAGTCGAAGCAAACCCCGACACCGTCACGGAGAGCGTGGCGGCCAGTCTTGCTGATGCGGGCGTCACCCGAGTGTCGATTGGGATGCAGTCATCGGTACCGCACGTGCTTGCTGCCCTTGATCGCACGCACTCGCCAGCGAACATCGGTACGGCGGTCTCAGCGGTAAAAGCGCAGGGTCTCGATGTCAGCCTGGATCTCATCTACGGCGCACCGGGTGAGTCGCTCGACGACTGGCGTCAGTCGCTCGACACCGCGCTGTCGCATGAGCCGGATCATCTCTCGGCGTACGCGTTGATTATCGAAGATGGCACGAAGCTCGCGCGTCAGATTCGGCGCGGTGAGCGGGTGGCACCCGATGATGACGTTCAAGCCGACATGTACGAGCTGGCTGACGAGGTTCTCGGATCGGCCGGCTACAGCTGGTATGAAGTGTCGAACTGGGCACGCAGTGAATCTCAGCGCTCACGCCATAACCTCGCCTATTGGCGGGGCACTGATTGGTGGGGTTTCGGTCCGGGCGCGCACAGCCACCTCGATGGTCTCCGCTGGTGGAACGTGAAGCATCCGGCCGCGTACGCAGCGCGGCTTGCAGAAGGCGCATCGCCCGCAGCGGGCCGCGAAAGACCGGATGCTGACGCTCGCTACCTGGAGCGGGTTCTCTTGCAGTCACGCATTCGAGAGGGCCTCCCCATCACCGACCTCACCCCATCAGGTCGCCGTGGAGTCGCCGCCCTCATCGCCGATCAGCTGATCGAGGCGGATACTGCCATCCGGGGCCGAATTGTGCTTACGCGCCGAGGAAGACTTCTCGCCGATGCGGTCGTTCGGACGTTAACGGAGTAG
- the hrcA gene encoding heat-inducible transcriptional repressor HrcA — protein MVSERGLQVLRAIVQDYVETHEPVGSKAIVDRHAFGVSAATIRNDMALLEDEELITAPHTSSGRIPTDKGYRVFVDHLAELRPLSSAQRSAISSFLEGPNDLDDVLARTVRALTQVTGQVALVQYPSFARANVTHVELVALGLGKMLVILVTDTGRVSQRIAFVPEELDDTDVAQLRAQASVVVTGFSVREGVRRVEEIVAAEQSTSTRLDNALRPILRVVGEELDEFRQDRLVLAGAANLARRESDFRGSISPLLEAIEEQVTLLRLMTEMVADGNGLAASIGRENEPFGLPEASVLASTYDTTGSQSRIGLLGPMRMDYSTNLAAVRAVAHYLSQLLDEDEQH, from the coding sequence GTGGTTAGTGAACGAGGGCTTCAGGTGCTGCGCGCGATCGTTCAGGATTACGTCGAAACACACGAACCTGTCGGCAGCAAGGCGATCGTCGATCGCCACGCGTTTGGTGTTTCCGCCGCGACCATTCGGAACGATATGGCGCTTCTCGAAGATGAAGAACTCATCACCGCCCCGCACACGTCATCGGGGCGGATCCCCACAGACAAGGGCTACCGCGTCTTCGTTGATCATCTTGCAGAACTTCGCCCGCTTTCATCCGCCCAGCGCTCGGCAATTTCATCTTTCCTCGAAGGGCCAAACGACCTGGACGACGTGCTCGCTCGAACCGTCCGCGCTCTCACACAGGTGACCGGGCAGGTCGCACTCGTGCAATATCCGTCATTTGCGCGAGCTAATGTCACCCACGTCGAACTCGTTGCGCTTGGGCTGGGGAAGATGTTGGTGATCTTGGTCACGGACACCGGGCGGGTCTCTCAGCGGATCGCTTTTGTGCCTGAGGAACTTGACGACACGGATGTTGCGCAACTTCGCGCGCAAGCGTCGGTTGTTGTGACGGGGTTTTCCGTGCGTGAAGGTGTTCGCCGTGTCGAAGAGATCGTGGCCGCTGAACAGTCCACATCGACGCGGCTCGACAACGCGCTGCGTCCGATTTTGCGCGTCGTCGGCGAAGAGCTCGATGAGTTCCGTCAAGATCGCCTCGTGCTCGCGGGCGCGGCAAACCTTGCCCGGCGTGAGTCCGACTTCCGAGGTAGCATCTCGCCGCTGCTCGAAGCCATCGAAGAGCAGGTGACTCTCCTGCGGCTCATGACAGAGATGGTGGCAGATGGCAACGGACTCGCTGCGAGCATCGGTCGTGAAAACGAGCCCTTCGGTTTGCCTGAGGCATCCGTCTTGGCGAGTACGTACGACACCACGGGATCGCAGTCCCGCATCGGACTGTTAGGTCCGATGCGCATGGACTACTCCACCAATCTCGCGGCCGTGCGTGCCGTCGCCCACTACCTCAGTCAACTGCTTGACGAAGATGAGCAACACTGA
- the dnaJ gene encoding molecular chaperone DnaJ → MADHYEVLGVSREATSDEIKKAYRRLARQLHPDVNPGEDASEKFKLVTHAYDVLSDPEQRRRYDMGGDSSPFGGGGGNANFGGFGDIFETFFGGGGQTRGARARSRAERGQDALVRLDLELGDVVFGVHRDLEVDTAVLCQTCEGSCCQPGTSPVTCDICHGSGHVQRTVRSLLGNVVTNQPCATCQGYGTTIPYPCATCQGQGRVRERRTVSLDIPAGVENGLRLQLPGSGEVGPAGGPNGDLYIEVSVAPHETFSREGDDLLATIEVSMPDAILGTTTKIDSLDGSVELDLRAGVQSGDVLTIKGRGITPLRGSQRGDLRVGVQVVTPTRLDSKERQMIAEFAARTKAPAPRLAEFHQGLFSKLRDRFRS, encoded by the coding sequence GTGGCTGACCACTACGAAGTGCTCGGGGTATCGCGAGAAGCGACGTCCGACGAGATCAAGAAGGCATACCGACGACTGGCTCGCCAGCTTCACCCGGATGTGAACCCCGGCGAAGATGCGTCCGAAAAATTCAAACTCGTAACTCACGCGTACGACGTTCTGAGCGACCCTGAACAGCGCCGGCGCTACGACATGGGCGGCGATTCATCGCCCTTCGGCGGCGGTGGGGGCAACGCGAACTTCGGTGGGTTCGGCGACATCTTTGAGACGTTCTTCGGCGGCGGAGGCCAGACGCGAGGAGCCCGTGCCCGTTCGCGCGCGGAACGCGGCCAAGACGCACTCGTTCGGCTCGACCTCGAACTCGGCGATGTTGTTTTCGGCGTGCACCGCGATCTTGAAGTCGACACGGCAGTCCTTTGCCAAACGTGTGAGGGATCCTGCTGCCAGCCGGGCACATCTCCCGTCACGTGTGACATCTGTCACGGCAGTGGACATGTGCAGCGCACAGTGCGCAGCCTTCTCGGCAACGTCGTGACAAACCAGCCGTGCGCGACATGCCAGGGTTACGGCACGACAATTCCTTACCCCTGCGCGACCTGTCAGGGTCAGGGGCGTGTGCGCGAGCGCCGCACCGTTTCGCTCGACATCCCAGCCGGGGTCGAAAACGGACTTCGACTACAGCTTCCGGGCTCGGGTGAAGTCGGTCCCGCTGGCGGCCCGAACGGTGACCTGTACATCGAGGTCAGTGTCGCGCCTCACGAGACATTTAGTCGTGAGGGCGACGATCTGCTCGCCACGATCGAGGTCTCGATGCCGGATGCGATCCTCGGCACGACCACCAAAATTGATTCGCTGGACGGCTCCGTTGAGCTTGACTTGCGGGCAGGGGTGCAAAGCGGCGACGTTCTCACGATCAAGGGACGCGGCATCACGCCGCTTCGCGGATCTCAACGAGGTGACCTTCGAGTTGGGGTGCAGGTCGTGACCCCAACTCGCCTCGACAGCAAAGAGCGCCAAATGATCGCCGAGTTTGCCGCTCGTACCAAGGCTCCGGCGCCTCGCCTCGCCGAGTTCCACCAGGGGCTGTTTTCTAAACTGCGCGATAGGTTCCGGAGCTAG
- a CDS encoding 16S rRNA (uracil(1498)-N(3))-methyltransferase — protein MALQFFHDTPLGPELGDGSEITLTGAEAHHAATVRRVRVGEQVTVSDGLGVVIEAVATFVSPKEVGLRVFARKDVAPSTPRLVLVQALAKGGRDELAVQTATEFGVDEVIPWQSSRSISRWEGAKAEKSRLRWEAIVREASKQAHRAWIPRVHGVVDTPALVAMPEDTLMLLLDPTASESLSYVKLFDINRRGHKIALIVGPEGGFTESEIETLVAAGAERVRLGENVLRTSSAGPAALAVLNVRLSRW, from the coding sequence GTGGCACTCCAGTTTTTTCACGACACGCCATTGGGCCCCGAGCTCGGGGACGGGAGCGAGATCACGCTCACAGGTGCTGAAGCGCATCACGCTGCGACCGTGCGGCGAGTTCGAGTGGGCGAGCAAGTCACTGTCTCAGACGGTCTCGGCGTCGTGATCGAGGCTGTTGCAACGTTCGTGTCGCCCAAAGAAGTCGGCCTTCGTGTTTTCGCCCGCAAAGATGTGGCTCCCTCCACACCTCGGCTTGTGCTCGTACAGGCGCTAGCAAAAGGCGGCCGTGATGAACTCGCGGTGCAAACAGCAACCGAATTTGGCGTCGACGAAGTCATCCCGTGGCAATCGTCTCGCAGCATCTCCCGTTGGGAAGGAGCTAAAGCCGAGAAGAGTCGACTGCGCTGGGAAGCGATAGTGCGGGAAGCCAGTAAACAAGCCCATCGGGCGTGGATACCGCGTGTACACGGTGTCGTTGACACCCCAGCGCTGGTCGCGATGCCAGAAGACACGCTGATGCTGCTCCTTGATCCGACGGCATCGGAGAGCCTGTCTTATGTCAAGCTGTTCGACATCAACAGACGCGGGCACAAGATCGCGCTTATCGTCGGCCCAGAGGGTGGATTCACAGAGAGCGAGATCGAAACGCTCGTGGCCGCGGGGGCCGAGAGGGTGCGGCTCGGGGAAAATGTGCTGCGCACATCGAGCGCAGGCCCAGCGGCGCTCGCGGTGCTCAACGTTCGCCTCTCGCGATGGTGA
- a CDS encoding HIT domain-containing protein — translation MSEPSIFTRIFRGEIPAEIVGETANVFAIRDIAPQAPVHLLVIPKTQEFRDVVELAAAAPALMAEMVDLARSLAMEHSDGDFRLVFNTGEGAGQTVFHVHAHVLAGSLNEKSLGG, via the coding sequence ATGAGCGAACCTTCGATCTTCACGCGAATTTTCAGGGGAGAAATTCCCGCGGAGATCGTGGGGGAGACCGCTAACGTCTTTGCGATTCGCGACATTGCTCCGCAGGCACCTGTCCATCTCTTGGTGATACCCAAAACCCAAGAGTTTCGTGATGTCGTGGAACTTGCCGCTGCGGCCCCGGCGTTGATGGCCGAAATGGTCGACCTTGCTCGGTCACTCGCTATGGAGCACTCAGACGGCGACTTCCGTTTAGTTTTCAACACTGGCGAAGGCGCGGGCCAGACGGTATTCCACGTGCACGCTCATGTTCTTGCCGGATCTCTCAATGAAAAGAGCCTTGGTGGCTGA
- a CDS encoding PhoH family protein, translating to MKRALVADSSDSSTVERILVDGIAMVKLLGPGDRLLRVLEREHPGVDLHVRGNEITLTGAPEVVAGAKELVDELITMTRSGHDLAPADVTTSQRILDKDGAMRPSEVLGEVILSSRGKIVRPKTLGQKDYVDAIEENTIVFGIGPAGTGKTYLAMAKAVQALQRKEVSRIILTRPAVEAGERLGFLPGSLTDKIDPYLRPLYDALNEMMDPELVPKLMAAGTIEVAPLAYMRGRTLNDSFVVLDEAQNTTPEQMKMFLTRLGFGTRMVVTGDITQVDLPQGSSGLRLVTRVLRDIDDIHFAMLTSADVVRHSLVGRIVDAYTEYDERAVAARRERDEAAEFASRVDRRSPRAGATRDRLPKRGRS from the coding sequence ATGAAAAGAGCCTTGGTGGCTGATAGTTCTGATTCCTCGACCGTCGAACGCATCCTCGTCGACGGCATCGCGATGGTGAAGTTGTTGGGTCCCGGTGATCGTCTGCTGCGCGTGCTTGAGCGCGAGCATCCGGGTGTGGATCTCCATGTCCGCGGCAATGAGATCACGCTGACGGGCGCGCCCGAAGTCGTTGCGGGGGCGAAGGAGCTCGTGGACGAGCTGATCACGATGACGCGCTCCGGCCATGACCTTGCACCGGCGGATGTGACGACGTCTCAGAGAATCCTCGACAAGGACGGAGCTATGCGCCCGTCTGAGGTGCTCGGTGAAGTGATTCTGAGCTCTCGCGGCAAGATTGTGCGCCCGAAGACACTGGGTCAAAAAGACTATGTCGATGCGATCGAAGAAAACACGATTGTGTTCGGCATCGGTCCAGCCGGTACCGGTAAGACCTACCTTGCGATGGCCAAGGCCGTCCAGGCGCTCCAGCGCAAAGAGGTGAGCCGCATTATCCTTACGCGGCCCGCTGTTGAGGCAGGCGAACGCTTGGGGTTTCTGCCCGGCAGCTTGACAGACAAGATCGACCCGTACCTGCGTCCGCTCTACGATGCGCTCAACGAGATGATGGATCCAGAGCTCGTCCCAAAGCTCATGGCCGCGGGAACTATCGAGGTGGCACCGCTCGCGTACATGCGAGGCCGCACACTCAACGATTCCTTCGTCGTCCTCGACGAAGCGCAGAACACGACTCCTGAGCAGATGAAGATGTTTCTGACTCGGCTGGGCTTCGGCACGCGAATGGTCGTCACGGGCGATATCACGCAGGTTGATCTTCCCCAGGGGTCGTCCGGGCTCCGACTTGTCACGCGTGTGCTGAGAGATATCGACGACATCCACTTCGCGATGCTCACTAGCGCTGACGTAGTGCGTCACTCACTCGTCGGGCGCATAGTCGACGCCTACACCGAATACGACGAACGTGCGGTCGCCGCCCGTCGTGAACGCGACGAAGCGGCAGAGTTCGCCAGCCGTGTAGATCGTCGATCGCCGCGAGCCGGTGCGACACGAGACAGACTTCCGAAGCGAGGACGTTCATGA
- the ybeY gene encoding rRNA maturation RNase YbeY, producing the protein MTIEINNESGFEVDESVFLRLMESNLAQLHVSPDADVAILLVDEGAMEALHVQWMDEPGPTDVLSFPMDELRPGTEEQPTAPGLLGDIVLCPQVAQTQAQAAKPPQSTQDELVMLTTHGLLHLLGFDHAEPDEEREMFGLQRELIASFAAAERRRDRP; encoded by the coding sequence ATGACTATTGAAATCAACAACGAGTCCGGCTTCGAAGTCGACGAGTCAGTCTTTTTGCGTCTGATGGAAAGCAATCTCGCTCAGCTCCATGTCAGTCCCGATGCAGACGTTGCGATTCTGCTTGTCGATGAGGGTGCCATGGAGGCTCTTCACGTCCAATGGATGGATGAGCCCGGCCCAACGGACGTGCTCAGCTTCCCGATGGACGAACTGCGCCCGGGTACCGAGGAGCAGCCGACTGCTCCCGGGCTCCTCGGGGACATTGTCCTCTGCCCTCAAGTCGCCCAGACACAGGCACAGGCAGCGAAACCTCCGCAGTCCACACAGGACGAACTCGTGATGCTGACAACACACGGACTTCTGCACCTACTGGGCTTCGACCACGCCGAGCCGGACGAAGAACGAGAGATGTTCGGACTGCAGCGTGAACTGATCGCGTCGTTTGCTGCAGCGGAACGGCGCCGGGACCGCCCATGA
- a CDS encoding hemolysin family protein, with translation MTPVLLLVLAVILTAFGALMAAIDAALSVTSRQDLSEAAGQGKNSDLLRRIAADPDTHENAVIFIRVLAETTAAVLVTVSFTMLIQNVWWAMLGAAVLMTGISFVVVGASPRSVGRRHSRSLLTTAAPIIRGARIVLGPLAHALVALGDRVTPGASRGASFDSEEQLLSMLDEAADHDLIEEDDRDLIHSVFDFTDTYVRAVMIPHTDMVTLPAQTPTREAIALFLEKGVSRIPLLRDERDDVQGVLYLKDLVQFAFRDEAQWAQAPVGPLARRPVFVPESMKAETLLQQMKRDAVHVCLVVDEYGGISGLVTLEDLLEELVGEIADEYDPRVEEVVELEPGRYRVSARLSLDSVGDLFGLDLEDDDVDSVGGLLSKALGRVPQPGARAERDGLVLVGGTSRGRGRGLDTVFVERAQPPADAEEIKEDDSAASAEHLPTTDTGAVRIPKTKGKSAKRRD, from the coding sequence ATGACCCCTGTCTTACTTCTGGTTCTTGCCGTCATCTTGACGGCATTTGGCGCGCTGATGGCCGCTATCGACGCGGCGCTCAGCGTGACATCTCGCCAGGACCTTTCGGAAGCCGCAGGGCAGGGTAAGAACTCTGATCTCCTTCGGCGCATTGCGGCGGATCCTGACACGCACGAGAACGCTGTCATATTCATCCGTGTGCTGGCAGAAACCACCGCCGCTGTGCTGGTGACTGTTTCTTTCACGATGCTCATCCAGAACGTCTGGTGGGCAATGCTCGGCGCAGCGGTGCTGATGACCGGCATCTCTTTTGTGGTTGTGGGTGCGAGTCCGCGTTCGGTCGGCCGGCGCCACTCGCGGTCTCTCCTCACGACCGCAGCCCCCATCATCCGTGGTGCCCGAATCGTGCTCGGTCCGCTCGCACACGCGCTCGTCGCTCTCGGCGACCGGGTGACCCCGGGAGCCTCTCGCGGAGCATCGTTCGACTCAGAAGAGCAACTACTCAGCATGCTCGATGAAGCCGCGGACCACGACCTCATCGAGGAAGACGACCGAGACCTCATCCACTCGGTGTTCGACTTCACCGACACCTACGTGCGTGCGGTCATGATTCCGCACACCGACATGGTGACTCTTCCGGCACAGACCCCCACGCGTGAAGCAATCGCACTCTTCCTTGAAAAGGGTGTTTCCCGCATCCCGCTTCTGCGCGATGAGCGAGACGACGTGCAGGGTGTGCTCTATTTGAAGGATCTCGTGCAGTTCGCTTTTCGCGACGAGGCCCAATGGGCTCAGGCGCCGGTCGGGCCACTGGCACGCCGCCCCGTCTTTGTCCCAGAGTCGATGAAGGCCGAAACTTTGCTGCAGCAGATGAAGCGCGATGCTGTTCATGTTTGCCTTGTAGTTGATGAATACGGCGGAATATCTGGTTTGGTCACTCTGGAAGATCTGCTGGAAGAGCTGGTCGGTGAGATTGCCGACGAATATGACCCACGCGTAGAAGAGGTTGTCGAACTCGAACCCGGGCGCTACCGCGTGTCTGCGCGGCTTTCGCTCGATAGCGTCGGTGACCTGTTCGGTCTTGACCTCGAAGACGACGACGTCGACTCCGTTGGAGGCTTGCTTTCAAAGGCGCTCGGACGAGTGCCGCAGCCTGGCGCACGCGCTGAACGCGATGGATTGGTCCTCGTGGGCGGTACGTCTCGCGGCCGCGGCCGTGGGCTCGACACTGTCTTCGTCGAGCGTGCACAGCCTCCGGCTGATGCCGAAGAAATCAAAGAAGATGATTCGGCTGCAAGCGCCGAACACCTCCCCACCACCGACACGGGTGCCGTGCGCATTCCGAAAACTAAAGGCAAAAGTGCCAAGCGACGGGATTAA